The DNA window TAGGCGATGGCCAGGCAGACATAGGAAAGCATCTATTCCTGTTTAACGTCTGCGTTGATATGATGCTTGTTGTATCCTTGACATGGATTGTTTATCAACTTGTGAATTTCAAAAAATCTGATTTGGGGTAGTACCAGCAAAGTAATCCCTTGTTGGCGCTGCCCTTTTACCAGCTCATTGTATAGGTTCATCTTTTTTACTTCATAATTAATAGAAGTGATTACATTTTGTATCCGTGATTATTTTACTTGAGTTAATTCACCGTAATGAGTATGATAAACTTTTCGATAATCGATTAATGTTCTGAACTTTTATTTAAAATACTACTTAGAACTGAACTCTATAACTGGAAAAGGATTTGCTAAATGAAAAGATTCTTTGCATTATTCATAATGTTGATCATCATGTTTAGTTTTCAAGATCAGTCCTATGCTATGGAAAGCAAGGGAATCCAGCCACTTAATAGTGAAGCTGTCATTTTGATCGATGGAACCACAGGCACTATTTTATATGAAAAAGATAGCGAAAAGTTGATGTATCCCGCAAGTATCACCAAAATTGTTACAGGGATCATCGCGCTTGAAGAAGGAAATATAAATGATCTTGTAACCGTTAGCAAGAATGCGAGGAATATCGATGGTACAAGAGTTTACTTAGTTGAAGGTGAACAAGTTTCATTATTAAAGCTTATACAAGGAATGCTAATTAACTCAGGCAACGATGCAGCAACCGCTATTGCAGAGCATTTCGATGGAAGTGAAGCTCAGTTTGCAGAACGAATGAATCAATTTGTTAGGGAAAAGGTTGGTACCCGAAATACTACGTTTCAAAATCCACACGGGTTGTTCGATGAGAACCATGTAACAACAGCTTACGATATGGCGCTCATTACACAGTACGCGATGAAAAATCCAGTGTTTCGATCCATAGTAAGTACCAAAAGTATGGAATGGATTGGAGAGGGCTGGGAGACGACAATCTATAATCACAATCGACTTTTGTGGCGGTATGAAGGCACGACGGGTGTGAAGAATGGTTATGTTACTCAGTCCGGGTATACTTTGGTTGCTTCAGCCAAGCGTGAGGGCTCAGAGTGGATCGCGGTTACCTTAAATGCGAGCTCAGCAGAGTTAGCCTATAGCGATATGGAAAATCTCTTTGATTACGGTTTTAACAATTATCAAACCAATCTATATACAGTAGATCCTTTAGTGATTTTAAAATACCAAGATCGTTTTCAGATTCCCAATCAATTAGTCTTTACAAGTAAGAAATCCGAATCATTCCATGTTGAATTTAATGAAAGTAATGGTCAGCTCGTTGTTGTTGACTCGAACGATAATCAGGTTTATTCTAAACAATTAATCCCGTTAATTAAAAATAAATACATCTTAGACAAGCTAAGAAGCCCATTGAACGAGGCAAGTCAATCCTTTATCGCAGCTAAAAGTATTTCCATAGCGTTACCAGTGTTATTAATTCTTCTATTTGTGAGAAAAAAGATGCGGAAGAGCTAGTACTATTTACTACCGTTAATATAGCTCCTTCGGGTTCATGCCGTAGACCTGTATGAGCTCCAAGAGTGGGCTGTTCGCAATACTTTTTGGTGTGATAATCCTGCCGCCATTACTATCCAGATCGTAACCAAATTGGCGGTAGGCTTCCCATACCAGGTGAGCACAATGTGTTTCCTTTAGCTTATTTTCAGGGTGCTTGGCAGACCATATACCTACTCCAAAACCATAGGGTACGCCATTCAGTCGGTTGACTGCTTCCTGTGCAATTGTATGTCTCTCTTCAGCAGATGTGTTTTTTAAGCGGAAGACAAGAAAGCTCGGATATTTCTCCCATTTTCCAATCGTCTGGAACCCGGAATTCTCCCCCAGGACGGCTGACTCCAATGTCAGTCCTTCGTTCGCATCCACCACGATCGCCGCATGGCCATTTCTCCAGCCAAAGGTGAGTGAGTTTTGAGTGATTAGGATATCGCCATCTTCAAGTGCAATCATCTCAGATCCCGCCGTATAGTTACCCTTTTTGTCTACAACGAATTCTTCGTTTGAAATGGGGCTATTTTTTTCGCGAACTAGTAGAGGAGTTGAGAAGAATTGATTTTGAATCTGATAAATCATATTCTCCTTTCCTGTAGCTAGAAGCTTGTCTACAACCGGACGACCAAGTCCTGATTGCTTGAGTAGAATCTCATAATCATGCTCGTTCAGTACATCCTTCGTTAGAATTGTAGATAAATCGACCATAGAGTAATCTGGCGTCCAATGAGCGAACGGCTCTGCGGCAAGGGTCCAGCGGTGTAGAAATAATATCAATCCAAGCACTGCGATCATTCCTATCAAAATCCTAAAACTCCAACTTCTTTTCTTTCGCGTAGTTGTGCTCATTTCACTGCCCTCACTATCTAGCTGTAAGTTTAAGAGTTAAGATACATATCACAGCCTTATTATCGGCAAGGAGCATAGGAAATAATCGTTCGATTAGGTGGCTCCATCGGAGTATTCTCAAAGGAAACTTCGCACTCTTTTGGGAGGGGCATTGGTTCTCCTTCTTCATGACACCTCAAGGAATTTTGAGTTTTTTTGTATGAAATGAACTTTTTTAATCGCTGCGATCTCTTATCTATGAAAAGGGGTGAGAACTTGAAAGTAAGCCGTCTTGTCAAACAAGCCCAAAAAGGCAACAAGGAAGCTTTATTACAGCTAATCATAGCTGATCAGGACGCTTATTATCGTCTTGCCCATACATACATGGGAAATGAGCATGACGCGATGGATGCAATGGAAGACATGATTGTTACACTTTATGAAAAGATTGATCAGTTGCATAAAGGCGAAGCATTCTACAGCTGGAGCAAAACCATTCTCGTCAATCGGTGCAAAACATTACTCCGCAAAAAGGATCGATTTCTTCCATTGGAGAACGAGCGAGAATCCCCACTTGCTGCATTAACTGACGATAATCCCTATCGCCACTCAGAGTCTGAGATGAATATGGATATGTTGCTATCTCATCTGAATGCACAGCAAAGGGAAGCGATCGAACTTCGTTATGTTCATGATCTTCCGTACCAGACGATTGCGGACATGACCGGTACACCGCTTGGCACAATCAAATCTAGAATCTCACAAGGATTACAAAAACTGAAATTCTTAATCGGAGGTGATGGTTATGCAAACGATCGAGGAGAAATTACTCGAACACAAACAAAGCTTGAATGTGGTACAGGCTCCGGCAGAACTTGAGAGCAGACTTCGCAATGCACTTGAACATGTCCCCGCTAAGAAGAAGAATATGAGCAGACCTATGACGTGGATTGCATCATCAGCTGCAGCACTCCTTCTAATTATCGGAACGTATCAATATCCAGCCTTTGCTTATTATGGAAGTAAGTTGCTTAATACAACCGATTTGTATTCTCTCAGTTTTTCTGAAGTGGCAGATCAAGGATACGGTCAAACGGTAAACAAGAGCAAAACACTTGATGATGGTACGGTCATAACCATTGATGGTGTTATAGCGGATGAAAATGCATTGCTCATGTATTACACCGTTGGTCGACATGCAGGCTCCGTATATAATGACCATGGTTCATATCGTTATGGTGTGGATGGTTTGCATGGCTTCATGACGAATTCAGATTGGAAAGAAGGAGGTGGCAACCCTAGCGAAGATGAGACCCAGTTCGAGGGAGTATATAAATTTGAGCCCGTTAGTCCATTCGCAAGAACGTTAACCGTTACATTTTATGAGTGGCTGGATAATGGGGAGCGGGCATCATATCCTATCTCTTTCGATTTTGAAGCGAATAAAGCGATGAAAAGTATGATTAAAGAGGATATTTCAAAATCCGTTCCTGTAGATGAGGGGACTGTCCATTATGACTCCATTACTGCTTCGCCAACTTCAACCATCGTTAAGGGGCATTATGACATGGATGAAAAGGGATATCCAAGATTTATGGGTAATACGAAACTTTATGTGAATGGAACAGAAATGAAACCAAGGAGAATGCAGTCATCGGATGATTCTAAAAAGGATATCTTGGGATTTGAACTTGAATTTGATGTGCTTCCGACAGACAAGATAAAGACCATTGAACTTGTACTCGAAGATTTTCCCGGATATCAGAAAGTAGAAGAACCCATCTCCCTAGCCTCACCATCAGATCAATCCATCAAAATTGGCGATGAAAAGGTATGGATTCGGAGCGTAACAAAAACCGATGCAGGCTATGATATCGTTATCGCCAGAAAACAATTCACATTCTTGGAAACGGATAATTTATCCGTTCAAGCTGGTGATATCGTAGTTCCCGTATCATCAATTTCCTCATCACGCCCGTGGGATCTGAAGAACGGTAACATCCTGTGGGAGCAGACGTATTCTTTTAACATAACGGAGAAACCGGAACGCTTGCTACTGGACGGATTTGACTATATTAAAACCTACGATAAGACAATATCTATTCCTGTAGGTCAATAAAATTACCATTAGGTTATAATGAAAGAATAATAATGATTTCTGATCTTGTTACACCAAGTGCCATAAACCATATATGAAAGCATCGTTTGGGAAGTAGCTACAAGCTCAGACATCTAACGACCCAGCCTAAGATTGGAGCTATCTAAGGCTGGGTCGTTTCGTAAATACAGAAACGTTATGAAAAATGAATGTGGAAAAAAGCAGATGATTTAAGAAGAAACGGGGATTTATATTATGAATAATAACAAAATCATGGAAGAACATATTGAAGGACTTTCAGAAAAATTGAAGACTGTATATTAAACAACGAGCTATTGTAAAGTAATGAAATCACTTAGACATGGACATGGGAAGGTTGGCCTCCTCAGAAATACACGATAAAAAGTCGAATCGTATATTGTTATGCGGATTTGATAATTAAGAATCGGTTAAGTTAAAAAAGATTTTTGAAACTCATTAATCTTATTGAAAAGAAGAGGAGAAAAGAATGGACTATATTAAGTGGATTAGAAGCAAAGTCGGTAGCGAAATGATAATTCTTAATTTTGCTGGAGCTATAATAACTAATGAAGAAGGACAAATTTTATTACAACGAAGAAAAGATAAAGATGCATGGGGATTTCCAGGTGGAGCTATGGAGATTGGTGAATCCGCAGAAGAAACAGCAAAAAGAGAAGTAGAAGAAGAAACCGGGTTGAAAATTAATATCAAAGAACTA is part of the Paenibacillus segetis genome and encodes:
- a CDS encoding YiiX/YebB-like N1pC/P60 family cysteine hydrolase, whose product is MIGMIAVLGLILFLHRWTLAAEPFAHWTPDYSMVDLSTILTKDVLNEHDYEILLKQSGLGRPVVDKLLATGKENMIYQIQNQFFSTPLLVREKNSPISNEEFVVDKKGNYTAGSEMIALEDGDILITQNSLTFGWRNGHAAIVVDANEGLTLESAVLGENSGFQTIGKWEKYPSFLVFRLKNTSAEERHTIAQEAVNRLNGVPYGFGVGIWSAKHPENKLKETHCAHLVWEAYRQFGYDLDSNGGRIITPKSIANSPLLELIQVYGMNPKELY
- a CDS encoding D-alanyl-D-alanine carboxypeptidase family protein; translation: MFSFQDQSYAMESKGIQPLNSEAVILIDGTTGTILYEKDSEKLMYPASITKIVTGIIALEEGNINDLVTVSKNARNIDGTRVYLVEGEQVSLLKLIQGMLINSGNDAATAIAEHFDGSEAQFAERMNQFVREKVGTRNTTFQNPHGLFDENHVTTAYDMALITQYAMKNPVFRSIVSTKSMEWIGEGWETTIYNHNRLLWRYEGTTGVKNGYVTQSGYTLVASAKREGSEWIAVTLNASSAELAYSDMENLFDYGFNNYQTNLYTVDPLVILKYQDRFQIPNQLVFTSKKSESFHVEFNESNGQLVVVDSNDNQVYSKQLIPLIKNKYILDKLRSPLNEASQSFIAAKSISIALPVLLILLFVRKKMRKS
- a CDS encoding NUDIX hydrolase encodes the protein MDYIKWIRSKVGSEMIILNFAGAIITNEEGQILLQRRKDKDAWGFPGGAMEIGESAEETAKREVEEETGLKINIKELIGIYTKYFDEYPNGDQAQTISFVFKGDITGGEVIKENEESIELKFFDKDEIPELFNQQHNDAFHDFLNKRTGVYR
- a CDS encoding RNA polymerase sigma factor, whose translation is MKVSRLVKQAQKGNKEALLQLIIADQDAYYRLAHTYMGNEHDAMDAMEDMIVTLYEKIDQLHKGEAFYSWSKTILVNRCKTLLRKKDRFLPLENERESPLAALTDDNPYRHSESEMNMDMLLSHLNAQQREAIELRYVHDLPYQTIADMTGTPLGTIKSRISQGLQKLKFLIGGDGYANDRGEITRTQTKLECGTGSGRT
- a CDS encoding DUF4179 domain-containing protein produces the protein MQTIEEKLLEHKQSLNVVQAPAELESRLRNALEHVPAKKKNMSRPMTWIASSAAALLLIIGTYQYPAFAYYGSKLLNTTDLYSLSFSEVADQGYGQTVNKSKTLDDGTVITIDGVIADENALLMYYTVGRHAGSVYNDHGSYRYGVDGLHGFMTNSDWKEGGGNPSEDETQFEGVYKFEPVSPFARTLTVTFYEWLDNGERASYPISFDFEANKAMKSMIKEDISKSVPVDEGTVHYDSITASPTSTIVKGHYDMDEKGYPRFMGNTKLYVNGTEMKPRRMQSSDDSKKDILGFELEFDVLPTDKIKTIELVLEDFPGYQKVEEPISLASPSDQSIKIGDEKVWIRSVTKTDAGYDIVIARKQFTFLETDNLSVQAGDIVVPVSSISSSRPWDLKNGNILWEQTYSFNITEKPERLLLDGFDYIKTYDKTISIPVGQ